A genome region from Fodinibius salicampi includes the following:
- a CDS encoding sulfatase: MEKENPVDQPNILFIIADDYGYHDLSSMGSDYYETPNLDRLAEESMIFKNGYTASRVCSPARASIMSGQFPARHGITDWIGAKTGEDWREQDRHSKLLPPDYIDHLPHEYHVLPEAMKENGYRTFFAGKWHLGNKGSYPEDHGFDVNQGGFEAGGPYTGGYFSPFNNPKMEDHEDEKGMSLPMKLAKETSSFIGQNKNTSFFAYLSFYAVHAPIQSSRGKWKKYRDKAEAMGIAETGFEMGHFLPIRQVQDNPVYAGLVEHMDEAVGSVLETLKAHGLEENTIVIFTSDHGGVAAGDDYATSNRPLRGGKGYQYEGGLKVPYFIKVPWLENQGTENLTPVTGTDFYPTILDLIGSELRPDEHRDGVSLVPLLEGDSIADRPLIWHYPHYGNQGGRPSSVIREGAWKLIRYHADSSEVLYNLEEDLEEATDVYDEHPQIAERLSRRLSNALSEMGAKFPKKDPEYDPQKEEQYLKKIEEELLPRLEKQRLEYLSEDFNPENGWWGSETED; the protein is encoded by the coding sequence ATGGAGAAAGAAAACCCTGTGGATCAACCGAATATATTGTTCATCATTGCGGATGATTACGGATACCACGATTTAAGTAGTATGGGCAGTGATTATTATGAAACACCCAATCTTGATCGGCTGGCCGAAGAAAGCATGATTTTTAAAAATGGCTATACTGCTAGTCGAGTCTGCAGTCCGGCCAGGGCTAGCATTATGTCTGGCCAGTTCCCCGCACGGCATGGAATTACCGACTGGATCGGGGCCAAAACCGGAGAAGATTGGAGAGAACAGGATCGCCATAGCAAGCTGCTCCCACCTGACTATATTGACCACCTGCCCCATGAATACCACGTTTTGCCTGAAGCCATGAAGGAAAATGGATACAGAACGTTTTTTGCGGGAAAATGGCACCTCGGAAATAAAGGTTCTTATCCCGAAGATCACGGATTTGATGTTAATCAGGGAGGATTTGAAGCTGGCGGTCCGTATACGGGCGGATATTTTTCTCCTTTTAATAATCCTAAAATGGAAGATCATGAAGATGAAAAAGGAATGAGTTTGCCAATGAAACTGGCTAAAGAAACCAGTTCCTTTATTGGACAAAACAAAAATACTTCCTTTTTTGCTTACTTATCCTTTTATGCGGTTCATGCTCCTATTCAATCGTCGCGTGGGAAATGGAAAAAATATCGGGATAAAGCTGAGGCAATGGGCATAGCAGAAACCGGCTTTGAAATGGGCCACTTTCTTCCCATCCGGCAGGTGCAGGATAACCCCGTTTATGCCGGCTTGGTAGAGCATATGGATGAGGCTGTGGGATCGGTACTGGAAACGCTTAAGGCACATGGATTAGAAGAAAATACTATTGTTATTTTTACCTCAGATCACGGTGGGGTAGCCGCTGGTGACGATTATGCCACTTCCAACCGACCCCTGAGGGGCGGGAAGGGCTATCAGTATGAGGGCGGCCTGAAAGTCCCGTATTTTATAAAAGTACCCTGGCTCGAGAACCAGGGAACAGAAAATCTTACGCCGGTGACCGGAACCGATTTTTATCCCACCATACTTGATTTGATCGGGAGTGAATTACGTCCCGATGAACACCGGGATGGGGTTAGTCTTGTTCCGTTGCTGGAAGGGGATTCTATAGCCGATCGGCCCCTAATTTGGCATTATCCCCACTATGGCAATCAGGGGGGACGCCCTTCCTCTGTAATTCGGGAGGGGGCATGGAAGCTGATCCGCTACCATGCCGACAGTAGTGAGGTATTATATAATCTGGAGGAGGATCTTGAAGAAGCAACCGATGTATATGATGAGCATCCACAAATTGCCGAGCGGCTGAGTAGGCGGCTTTCAAATGCGTTAAGTGAAATGGGAGCAAAATTTCCTAAAAAGGATCCGGAGTATGATCCGCAAAAAGAGGAGCAGTATTTGAAAAAGATTGAAGAGGAACTCTTGCCCCGGCTGGAAAAGCAACGGCTGGAATATTTGTCAGAAGATTTTAATCCCGAAAATGGCTGGTGGGGAAGTGAGACAGAAGATTAA
- a CDS encoding sulfatase family protein, whose protein sequence is MYPACLIRFLSSQLCCIILLVLGALLFSSCGEQREEVQPPNIVILFPDDMGYGDLRSYGNPTIKTPNIDRLGEQGVRFTSFVTASWCVPSRTELLTGRHMPRVDLGGRTGSDGEGGLPDEELTLAEGLQQAGYATGMAGKWHLGYMKEDFLPTNQGFGSWFGLPYSNDYRKPWVQTEESLGLYRDTEMVEHPINQDSLTIRYTEEAVNFIKSHADGEQPFFFYLAYNMPHLPIHTAEGFRGRSNGGFYGDVIETIDWSVGQVLQTLDEQGLSENTIVFFASDNGPWNNLPDRMLQEGNECWHTGSTGPLRGSKATTYEGGTRVPALIRWPAHISEGRVSSELVAMPDIYRTLLEVAGAELPGHTLDGYDLMPFLTGQRDESPRQEYPYFLRGELQAYRQGPWKLRLASEEAELFNMQDDPGERWNRAEENPEIVDQLRKKMEQVAEDTGAEIPQTDE, encoded by the coding sequence TTCTCGGGGCATTACTTTTTAGCAGTTGTGGCGAACAAAGGGAGGAGGTACAGCCTCCGAATATAGTAATCCTCTTTCCCGATGATATGGGATATGGAGATCTGCGCAGCTATGGAAACCCCACTATCAAAACGCCTAACATCGATAGATTAGGTGAACAGGGCGTACGCTTTACTTCTTTTGTGACGGCCTCTTGGTGTGTTCCTTCACGTACAGAATTATTAACAGGACGTCATATGCCCCGGGTGGATCTTGGAGGTAGAACTGGTTCGGATGGAGAAGGAGGGCTGCCGGATGAAGAACTGACTCTGGCTGAGGGTCTTCAGCAGGCTGGATATGCAACGGGTATGGCGGGGAAATGGCATTTAGGCTATATGAAAGAGGATTTTTTGCCAACTAACCAAGGATTTGGTTCTTGGTTTGGGCTGCCTTATTCCAACGATTACCGCAAGCCTTGGGTTCAGACCGAAGAGTCCTTGGGGCTTTATCGAGACACAGAGATGGTAGAACATCCTATTAACCAGGATTCCCTGACTATTCGCTATACCGAAGAGGCCGTAAACTTTATTAAATCCCATGCTGACGGGGAACAGCCGTTTTTCTTTTACTTAGCTTATAATATGCCGCATCTCCCGATACATACTGCTGAAGGATTCCGTGGTCGTTCAAATGGTGGATTTTATGGCGATGTCATTGAAACCATCGACTGGAGTGTGGGACAGGTACTACAGACCCTTGATGAGCAGGGACTATCTGAGAATACGATTGTATTCTTTGCATCCGACAACGGCCCTTGGAATAATTTGCCCGATCGGATGTTACAGGAAGGGAATGAATGTTGGCATACCGGTTCAACAGGTCCTTTACGGGGTTCAAAAGCCACAACTTATGAAGGAGGTACACGGGTACCAGCACTAATCCGGTGGCCGGCACATATTTCCGAGGGCAGGGTAAGCAGTGAATTAGTGGCCATGCCTGATATTTACCGTACGCTGTTAGAAGTTGCCGGAGCTGAGTTGCCCGGCCATACCCTCGACGGATATGATTTGATGCCGTTTTTGACTGGCCAACGTGATGAGTCTCCGAGGCAGGAATATCCATACTTCCTGAGAGGGGAGTTACAGGCTTACCGGCAAGGTCCCTGGAAATTAAGGCTAGCCTCTGAAGAGGCGGAGCTGTTCAACATGCAGGACGATCCGGGCGAAAGATGGAACCGGGCTGAAGAGAATCCGGAAATTGTGGACCAGTTGCGGAAGAAAATGGAACAGGTTGCGGAAGATACCGGGGCTGAAATACCCCAAACAGATGAGTAG
- a CDS encoding sulfatase, whose translation MGQSPDENTSPNILFAISDDQSFPHASAYGTDWVKTPAFDRVAEEGIRFDQAYVPNPKCAPSRSIILTGRNSWQLEEAANHWPEFPQKFKVYTEALAEAGYFVGSTGKKWAPGIAKTADGETRHLTGQPYDEHKTEPPTSNISNNDYAANFEAFLEDRSGNEPFAFWYGAREPHRAYEYRSGIEKGDKDPAEIDSVPAFWPDRDSIRTDMLDYAFEIEHFDRHLGRMLTLLEEHGELQNTIVVVTADNGMPFPRIKGQTYEHSAHMPLAIMWPEGIAEPGRVVDDFVSFADFAPTFIELAGLDWEETGMHPTVGRSLTDIFSSGKNGQVNPKRDHVLLGKERHDVGRPYDWGYPVRGIIRGNMMYLRNFKPDRWPTGNPETGYLNTDGSPTKTVILDNRTASGMYHYWDQNFGKRPSEELYNITDDPDALHNLADDPEYQEMKQELKSELYQKLKEQDDPRMFGRGYVFDEYRYMDEGTYNFYHRYMSGEQMNTGWVNDSDFEEKPLPGQ comes from the coding sequence ATGGGACAGTCTCCGGATGAAAATACATCTCCGAACATTTTATTTGCAATCAGTGATGACCAGTCGTTTCCCCACGCTTCTGCTTATGGTACCGATTGGGTGAAGACGCCGGCCTTTGACCGGGTGGCCGAAGAGGGGATCCGATTTGACCAGGCGTATGTCCCCAACCCGAAATGCGCACCTTCTCGGTCGATAATTCTGACTGGCCGGAATTCCTGGCAGCTGGAGGAGGCAGCTAACCACTGGCCGGAATTTCCCCAAAAATTCAAGGTCTATACCGAAGCATTGGCCGAGGCCGGTTACTTTGTGGGAAGTACGGGAAAAAAATGGGCGCCCGGAATAGCTAAGACGGCTGATGGCGAGACTCGTCATCTGACCGGACAGCCCTATGATGAGCATAAAACAGAGCCACCTACTTCCAACATCAGCAATAACGATTATGCCGCCAATTTTGAAGCTTTCCTGGAGGACCGGTCCGGAAATGAACCGTTTGCCTTCTGGTATGGAGCAAGGGAGCCACATCGCGCCTATGAATACCGATCCGGCATTGAGAAAGGGGACAAAGATCCAGCGGAGATTGATTCGGTGCCAGCCTTCTGGCCTGACCGTGACAGTATCCGCACGGACATGTTAGATTACGCTTTTGAGATAGAACATTTCGACCGACACCTCGGGCGGATGCTGACGTTGCTCGAAGAGCATGGGGAACTGCAAAACACAATTGTAGTCGTTACCGCCGACAACGGTATGCCCTTTCCTCGCATCAAGGGGCAGACCTATGAGCATTCGGCACACATGCCCCTGGCTATTATGTGGCCAGAGGGAATTGCCGAGCCCGGCCGGGTAGTAGATGATTTTGTCAGTTTTGCGGATTTTGCACCTACTTTTATAGAACTGGCTGGGCTTGACTGGGAGGAGACTGGCATGCATCCCACCGTAGGCCGAAGCCTGACCGATATATTTTCCTCTGGAAAGAATGGACAGGTCAATCCTAAGAGGGATCATGTGTTGTTGGGAAAAGAGCGCCACGACGTTGGCCGACCTTATGACTGGGGCTATCCAGTACGGGGTATTATTCGGGGAAATATGATGTACCTGCGTAATTTTAAACCGGATCGATGGCCTACAGGTAATCCGGAGACCGGGTATCTGAACACCGACGGTAGCCCGACCAAGACCGTTATTCTTGACAATCGAACGGCTTCTGGAATGTATCATTACTGGGACCAAAATTTTGGGAAACGTCCGTCTGAAGAGCTTTATAATATCACAGATGACCCGGATGCTCTCCATAATCTGGCCGATGATCCCGAATACCAAGAGATGAAGCAAGAATTGAAATCCGAATTATACCAAAAACTAAAGGAACAGGATGATCCAAGAATGTTTGGGCGTGGGTATGTCTTTGACGAATACCGATATATGGATGAAGGGACCTATAACTTTTATCACCGGTATATGTCCGGGGAACAGATGAATACGGGGTGGGTTAATGATTCAGATTTTGAAGAAAAACCATTGCCCGGACAATAA
- a CDS encoding sulfatase family protein, whose amino-acid sequence MKTEVLYESLQALQRFSAMLLCLVLCTGMTVQGQSISSESIPNILIFVADDAGWRDSGAYGNEVIQTPNIDRLAERGLLFDKAFLTTAQCSPSRISILTGLYPHATGAEDLHMPLPEGSRILPDYLSESGFYTGHMKKTHYGPYANAQFDWYSEQLSEAFPKFLDARKEAPFFLWVGFSDPHRPYGDAPKVHDPEEIKVPPYLTDTPETRADLANYYDEISRMDGQIGRFTEELEKHNELKNTLVIFLSDNGAPFPRAKGTVYDEGVRTPLIFHWPDHIKDGSRYEGLTSVIDLAPTLLELTGIPIPESMQGESILEVMSDQTLPGREYTYSERNWHDADEHIRSLRTDRYRLIQNAYTELPHGTPADIGGSPSFRSLIQYKKEGELTHAQSRLFEVPRPRIELYDLENDQWEINNVAAHSDYWELARELGQQLNNWMEETEDFPPHLRVRDDHTDRMTGVWFSDEIPPMRNLEE is encoded by the coding sequence ATGAAAACTGAAGTCTTATATGAGTCCCTTCAGGCCCTGCAAAGGTTTAGTGCGATGCTATTGTGTTTAGTTTTATGTACAGGTATGACCGTTCAAGGGCAGTCGATTTCTTCGGAGAGCATTCCTAACATTTTGATATTTGTAGCAGATGATGCGGGGTGGCGCGACTCAGGGGCATACGGAAACGAGGTAATCCAAACGCCCAATATTGACAGGCTTGCAGAGAGAGGGTTATTGTTTGATAAGGCATTTTTAACCACTGCACAATGCAGTCCGTCCCGGATATCAATATTAACAGGCCTTTATCCTCATGCAACCGGAGCCGAAGATCTGCACATGCCGCTTCCCGAAGGATCTCGTATACTGCCGGACTATTTATCTGAATCCGGTTTTTATACCGGTCATATGAAAAAGACCCATTACGGTCCGTATGCCAATGCACAGTTCGACTGGTATAGTGAGCAACTATCTGAGGCATTTCCCAAATTTTTAGATGCAAGGAAGGAAGCTCCTTTTTTCTTGTGGGTGGGCTTTTCTGACCCTCATCGTCCTTATGGAGATGCACCGAAAGTACACGATCCGGAAGAAATAAAGGTACCTCCTTATTTAACTGATACTCCTGAAACTAGGGCTGATTTAGCAAATTATTACGACGAAATAAGCCGGATGGACGGACAAATTGGGCGATTTACAGAAGAACTGGAGAAGCATAACGAGCTAAAAAATACTTTGGTCATTTTTTTGAGTGATAACGGGGCACCTTTTCCACGGGCTAAAGGAACGGTTTATGACGAAGGGGTGCGCACTCCACTCATCTTCCATTGGCCGGATCATATCAAAGATGGTAGCCGATATGAAGGCCTGACCAGCGTCATCGATCTGGCTCCTACCTTGCTAGAACTGACAGGCATCCCAATACCAGAAAGCATGCAGGGCGAAAGCATACTAGAAGTGATGAGCGATCAAACGTTGCCGGGAAGAGAGTATACTTATAGCGAACGAAACTGGCATGATGCGGATGAGCACATCCGTAGTTTACGCACTGATCGTTACCGGCTGATCCAAAATGCCTACACTGAGTTGCCCCACGGGACTCCAGCAGATATTGGAGGCAGTCCCTCATTCCGGAGTTTAATACAGTACAAAAAAGAAGGGGAACTCACACATGCACAGTCGCGACTGTTTGAAGTACCCCGTCCCCGCATCGAATTATATGATTTGGAGAACGACCAATGGGAAATTAACAACGTAGCAGCCCATTCGGATTACTGGGAGTTGGCTCGTGAGCTGGGTCAACAGCTGAACAACTGGATGGAGGAGACGGAAGATTTTCCGCCCCACCTGCGAGTACGTGACGACCATACCGACCGCATGACGGGGGTATGGTTCTCTGATGAGATTCCGCCCATGCGTAATTTGGAAGAGTAA